The following coding sequences are from one Lolium rigidum isolate FL_2022 chromosome 6, APGP_CSIRO_Lrig_0.1, whole genome shotgun sequence window:
- the LOC124666746 gene encoding GTP-binding protein At2g22870-like, with amino-acid sequence MLLYHRILPRLLTLTLTLPSRPASQLLLRPSRFPPRRPLLPRCAALCQLADPQTVVDHSDAEEPEDHFDAEEPENQFDAEEPLGDVQVKLPLDRLFLPPGAKVTPGDEEGVTARVLKGSNIVLGTYARGDAQVVNADFVKSSVRPDDCPKDGRPEFALVGRSNVGKSSLLNSLVRRKKLALTSKKPGKTQCINHFIINDSWYLVDLPGYGYASAPQEARKDWDEFTRNYFLSRDNLVSVFLLIDASIPAKKIDLDYASWLGQNKVPMTLVFTKCDKRKKKKNGGKRPEENVEAFQSLIREYFEAAPPWIMTSSVTNQGRDEILLHMSQLRNYWRKH; translated from the exons atgCTTCTCTACCATCGAATCCTGCCTCGCCTCCTCACCCTCACCCTCACCCTCCCCTCCAGACCGGCCTCacagctcctcctccgcccctcccgCTTCCCACCCCGCCGCCCCTTACTGCCTCGCTGCGCCGCGCTCTGCCAGCTCGCGGACCCCCAAACCGTAGTAGACCACTCCGACGCCGAAGAGCCCGAAGACCACTTCGATGCCGAAGAGCCCGAAAACCAATTCGACGCCGAAGAGCCCCTGGGGGATGTGCAGGTAAAGCTGCCCCTCGACCGGCTCTTCCTGCCGCCGGGGGCGAAGGTGACCCCGGGGGACGAGGAGGGCGTGACCGCGCGGGTCCTCAAGGGCTCCAACATTGTGCTCGGCACGTACGCGCGAGGCGACGCGCAGGTGGTTAACGCGGATTTCGTCAAGAGCAGCGTGCGCCCCGATGACTGCCCCAAGGATGGCCGGCCCGAGTTCGCGCTCGTCGGCCGCTCCAACGTCGGCAAGTCGTCGCTGCTCAACTCGCTTGTCCGCCGCAAGAAACTCGCGCTCACCTCCAAGAAGCCTG GCAAGACCCAGTGTATCAATCATTTTATAATAAATGACAGCTGGTACCTTGTTGACTTGCCTGGTTATGG ATATGCTTCAGCACCGCAGGAAGCTCGTAAAGATTGGGATGAATTTACTAGAAATTACTTCCTCAGCAGGGATAATTTGGTGTCAGTTTTTCTCCTAATAGATGCAAGTATTCCTGCTAAGAAGATTGATCTTGACTATGCTAGTTGGCTTGGGCAAAACAAG GTCCCGATGACACTGGTGTTCACAAAATGCGACAAacgcaagaagaagaaaaacggCGGCAAGAGACCAGAAGAAAACGTAGAAGCCTTCCAGAGCCTGATCCGTGAATACTTTGAGGCAGCACCTCCCTGGATAATGACGAGCAGCGTAACCAACCAAGGCAGAGACGAGATACTCCTGCACATGTCTCAGCTCAGGAACTATTGGCGCAAGCATTAA
- the LOC124663061 gene encoding transcription repressor OFP8-like — translation MDGAGNGRKKLKHRLAAILSVFSRRSGGRKRRDEAAAPPPLALPSYARMGAGGNGKKVGGQHDRRLSVSARRAIPLIRITIDCAGRRSVDAADPSLLAPLDAKNMETSEWEGRQCPPSSPFPIAPLPPLPKWTKDRASTTTRRLSTHSSRSRLLMSSSSSDDEYDEHSSRNLFSSRSFSSDSSDFYNCPRKNTGATTRARASVSGPPCRASARRGASQSCRYSFELPRGSTASAATDGGFAVVKRSADPYEDFRRSMEEMIAGWPEGGHGIQGEEQDAEGLLETYLVLNSPRHYPAILAAFADVRETLCPSTPFDRL, via the coding sequence ATGGACGGCGCCGGCAACGGccgcaagaagctcaagcaccgcCTAGCCGCCATCCTTTCCGTCTTCTCCCGCCGCTCCGGCGGCAGGAAGCGCCGCGACGaggcggccgcgccgccgccgctcgcattGCCCTCCTACGCGCGCATGGGAGCGGGCGGCAACGGCAAGAAGGTCGGCGGGCAGCACGACCGCCGCCTCTCCGTCTCGGCGCGGCGCGCCATCCCGCTGATCCGCATCACCATCGACTGCGCCGGCCGCCGCTCCGTCGACGCCGCCGACCCGTccctcctcgcgccgctcgaCGCCAAGAACATGGAGACCAGCGAGTGGGAGGGCCGCCAGTGCCCGCCCTCCTCCCCCTTCCCCATCGCGCCCCTGCCACCGCTGCCAAAGTGGACCAAGGACCGGGCCAGCACCACCACCCGCCGGCTCTCCACGCACTCCTCCCGCAGCAGGCTCCTGATGAGCAGCTCCTCATCCGACGACGAGTACGACGAGCACTCCTCGCGGAACCTCTTCTCCTCCCGGAGCTTCTCATCCGACTCCTCCGACTTCTACAACTGCCCGCGCAAGAACACCGGCGCCACCACCAGAGCGCGCGCCTCCGTGTCCGGCCCGCCGTGCCGCGCCAGCGCGCGCCGTGGAGCGTCGCAGAGCTGCCGCTACAGCTTCGAGCTCCCGCGCGGGTCCACGGCCTCCGCGGCGACCGACGGCGGTTTCGCGGTCGTCAAGCGCTCCGCGGACCCGTACGAGGACTTCCGCAGGTCCATGGAGGAGATGATCGCCGGGTGGCCCGAGGGCGGACACGGCATCCAAGGCGAGGAGCAGGACGCGGAGGGGCTCCTCGAGACGTACCTCGTGCTCAACTCGCCGCGCCACTACccggccatcctcgccgccttcgccgaCGTGCGGGAGACGCTCTGCCCCTCAACTCCATTCGATCGGCTGTGA